Part of the Microcoleus sp. FACHB-831 genome is shown below.
ATAATCAGCAATAACGCTTAAAGGGCATCATATAAAAACTGAATTCTACTAAGTAATAATGTCCTTAGGGCAATTCGGTTCATTTAAGAGCGAACTGAGGGTTAATTGACTTTTTTACTTTGCCTTTAGCTGGTTTAAATCATGCTCAAAGGCTTCTTGCTCTCGAATAGGTATCTTTAGTAAAAAATACTTATTTTCTCTCAATAATCTGCGATCGCCGTTTTCATTTGACTGGCCTACAGCAAAAATAGTGGAATGAAAGCTGCGCCGTACAAATCCTCATCAATAATATAAATTTTATTTATTCATGATGCTGCAATTTATGACGACCGAAAAATAAATAAGTTTTACAAATTGCTTTGTAAGCTAACAAGCCAAAGAAACTAAAATTCCATACTAAAGATTGAAAAGCAGGGATTAAAAAGAAATTACAATATTGTCTCTTCTGTCACTCTTCCCGGACTCCGGACTCTTCCTCTCCCCGGCGAGTGGAGTTACCTTTAAAGCAGAGGTCGCGGAACTTTCTGGCAATCGTCTAAGTCTAGTTGCGGGCAAGGCTTGGGGAATATCCTTTGCAGTTGTATATCAACCCACTGGGGTCTGGCAATGGTAAGATAACCCCAAGTTTAGCAATTTTGCTGTTTCTGCTCACCCACTAGAATTACTACATGGTATCTTCTGGAACTGGTCGTCGCACTGGCTTTACTTGCCTTTTTTCCTTACCCCTCGCGGGACTAATGGCGCTGATGCCATCGGCGCAGGCTCAAAACAGGGTTCCAGCACTACCAGCACAAGACCCCGGTCAGGCACAGCCCGACTTGACCGACCCCAATAATCTCCGCCCGTTGAACCAGGATGGTAGCATTCTGAGTTTGCAGGGTGGACAGCGTTTAATGGCTGAGGCTGTTAATGCGGTTGGGTCACAGAACTATGCTGCGGCTGGCAAAAAACTTCAGGAAGCCCGCCAGGTTTTTAATCAGTTATCTAATTTCTACCAACAACTATCCACGAGTTTCTCAGGCATTGACAATCGGGTTTCTGACGATAACCGCAAAAAAGCTCTTGATACTGCCCAAATGCGGGATGACGCTACCTATCAGCTGGCACTCGTACACCGGGCGCAAAATCAGCCAGAACTGGCAGTGCCTTTGTTGATTCAGATCATTCGCAGCCAAAATCCCACCCGCGACTTAGGCAAAAAAGCTTACCAGCAGTTGTTGGAACTGGGGTTTGTAGATTCTCCCTTTCCTCGCGCTAGCGAATCTACCTCCTCAACGCCTTCGCCAAAACCTTCGTCAACGCCTTCGTCAACGCCTTCGTCAACGCCTTCGTCAACTCTACCCAAACGCTAAATTATACTTATGGGTGTTGTAGTGCGGTAAGGGCGGCTTCGGTTTCTTAGCACGTCTGCTGTCTGCCCGCGAAAATTAAGCCGCGCTTTGCCCCCTACAAAAATTGAAGTATAACGGGAGTTTTAATGGTTAGCCCAGCTCAGGTAGAGACAATGATTAAGGCAGCATTGCCAGATGCTCACGTGCAGGTTCAAGATTTAACTGGCGGCGGCGACCATTATCAATTAGTAGTCGTATCATCCCAGTTTGAAGGCAAGAGCCTCGTGCAGCAACACCAGCTAGTCTATAAGGCGGTTGGGCAAGCAATGGCTACAGAAGCTATTCACGCGCTAACTTTCAAAACCTACACTCCTCAAACTTGGGAGGCTGCTCGTCAGGTTGTTTAAGCTCAAGAAGGCGCCGCTTCTGTCAACCGCCAGTAAACTAGAAATAAAGGACTTGAAGGCAGAGATTATGACACCAGAAGTTAAAGAGCAGATTGACAAGTTGCTAAAAGAAGACAAAATTGTAGTCTTTATGAAGGGCAACAAGCTGATGCCCCAGTGTGGTTTCTCAAATAATGTAGTACAAATTTTGAATACACTGGGCGTCCCTTACAAAACTGTTGATATTTTGGAAAACTCCGAAATTCGCCAGGGCATTAAGGAATATTCCAGCTGGCCGACAATTCCCCAAGTTTACATTAATGGCGAGTTTATCGGTGGCTCAGATATTATGATCGAGCTTTACCAGAAGGGAGAGTTGCATCAGCTGGTAGAAGTGGCGTTGGCTTCTTAAAGTTTAGATTTTTCTCCGCTAATAATCCCCTCAGATTATCTTGAAAATCAAGATAATCTCAGGGGATTTTCATGTCTTTGCTGACGCGATCGCACTTGTAATAAGTTAAAAGCTAAACTATACAAATGACTGCGCCAGCTCAAACCTAACGATGCTTTATGATTTTTTGCCGATCGAAAAACTTCTTCCCTAAAAGATGTTGGTCAGAGAAACTCTGACCTTTTAACCAATTAAAGCCATTGCGATGAATTAGTAGTAGCCTGATTCTCGTTCTGGCTGGGTCATTTCAAAGTTGGATGGGTCGTAGAGGTAGCGCGTGACTTCTTCCTCTAAGCGGTGAATGAGATAGGGTTCGAGGGCGCTACTGTGTCGCATGGCAGCTAAATAGCCATCTACATACAGGCGCAGGTCATCGAAGCGATAACCCCGGTTCCATTGTTCGACGAGGGCGTCGGTAAGTTTTTGGTAGTAGCGGATGGTTAGAGTATCTTGTAGCATGGTAGGGCCTCGAAATTTCGCGATCGCTGCAATAATTTTTGTTGTGCTTGTGGTCGATAAAAATCAATTATTCTTAAGGCTGGGTAAGACAAGAATTTCCTGCTTCGACTTAGGAAATTTGTAAGTCGGGGTAGGTTAATATAACTCCTGCTACCTCTCCCAGTCAATCTTGATAAAGGTTTCCTCAAAGATGCCATGCTTTGGTGGCATGGGGTTGCGAGGATGGCTACAACGTCAGTTTTTAGGGACAATTGCAGGCGCGATACCTAGTAGGAGATAGGAATCTATAATTTAGCAGAGGTTTAACAAAATTCCCTGCCGTCATATCAGCTTTTTTAAGGTTCTGGGCGGATAAAGGAGTGCATACAATCCTCGCGAGAGTGCTAGGCACGCGCTTCGCGATCGCACAGACGGCTGATATTTTTCCCTATCATAGATGCCCCACCTAGTTCGCTTTTAGGATAGCAACCTAGATCGAATGATGCTGGCCGTCAATCCCCATACGGGAGATATAGGTGAAGACTCGATGCATTCTGTCAAAGTTGCCTTTATAAGTCTTTGATTCAATCGTAGTAAAGTACACCATCGGCGTCATGCACCAGTTGGGCTATTTCTACCATTTCTCCAGAGGTATTGCTTCAGGGCTTACCAAGTTTGGGAGTAGCAGGGACATCGCCCCCACAGCCTTCTTCAAGGTTATTTTTGTAAAGCAAGGATTCTGGCGTCAAATCCTTAAGAGCGATCGCCTTCTTGTTAACCTTCGTTAAGTTTATTGTACTAATTATTCTTTGGCGCAAACAATTTTCATAAATCGTTGGCGATTATTTTTCTTTGCCCTGCTCCCTATCTTCTACTCTTGCAGCTCAGAGTAACAGTTGTTACAAAACCATGACAATTGGTTTGTTAACCTGAGACTCACCAGCTTGAAGGGAAGTATCATAGTGTCCTCGGTTTGTATTCAAATCATCGAGGGAAATCCTCACCTGCGATCGCTACTGGGCTGGCACTTACAGCAAACAGGCTACTGGGTGTGTCAATCCGCTGGCCTGACTCACGCTAGGGAGATGTTTTACAGTCGCCAACCCACGCTCGTCATCCTTGACTCCGACCTGCCCGATGGCGATGGCGTAGAGTTCTGCCGCTGGCTCCAACAACAGCGACATTCGCTTATATTGATGCTTTCTGCCCGCAACACAGAAAGCGATATTGTCACAGGTCTGAAAGCCGGAGCCGACGATTATCTGACTAAGCCCTTTGGGATGCAAGAATTTCTGGCACGGGTAGAAGCTCTAATTCGCCGCATCCGCGTCACTTCAGCACCAGCTTCGCTGGACTATGGCGACCTCAAAATTGACTTAGTGCAGCGTCGCGTCCGCTTTAAAGAAGAGTTCATTGACTTGACTCCCCAAGAATTCAGCCTGCTTTACGTCCTCGCTCAAGCTGGGGGAATACCGCTGAGTCGTTCCGAACTGCTGCGCCGCGCATGGCCAGACGCTATTGATAACCCGCGTACTATAGATACCCACGTCTTGTCACTGCGTAAGAAAGTTGAAAATGACCCGCGACAACCCAGCTTAATTCAAACTGTCCGTAACGTGGGGTATCGGTTCAACCCAGAAATTATCAATACAGCAGTCACTTCTCAACGGTCGGCGGTCGGCTGAACTTCGCCGCACAGCTTAACTTCGGCATTCTAGAGCGCCCGTCAACTAATAGTTGGCGGGTGTTTTTAATTTTTCGGCGCGATCGCCCCCAGCAACCCTTAACCGTCAATTAACCATGCAGGGGATGTTTTAGCTGCCAACCAAACAACGTTTGCTCTAACCAAAGCAGTATCTATAGCAAAAATTATTAAATTGTTGCATTTTTCTTAAAACTCTGTTACATTTATTTACATAAGGCAACAAAGGAAATGCAGCTATGAAGACAATCGACGAAAGAGGCATACTGAACAACTATGCAAATGAGCCTGTAGTCTACGTTGCAACGTACCCAACAGCAGACGAGCAGCGTCGCTATGCCTTGGAAAGCGTAGCAGCCATCGTATTAGTCAGCTTGGTGTTGTTGACAGCATTTGGGATCAACTAAAACATCCCCTGTATTAATGACTCGGAAATTTAACAAATAAGGAGATTTTCTGATGAAAACTAATTATGAATTTGATAGTCGCTTTTCTTATGCATCGACAGTTTTTAACGCTGACTTCAACAACTTTGCACCTATTAATGCCAATCAAGCTTGGTCGCTATTCTTAACCGCTGGTCGCAACGATGCAGCACTGGGAGATAACCCAGAAGTGGGGCGATTCTTCAACAATATACTCAAAGCTGTTGCATTCACAGCAATTATTTCACCATTTATTTTCCGCACTTTCTAAAGCAAAAATAGCTAACCCAATAATAAAACCCCAGTCTGTTGACCGGGGTTTTATTATTTTAGATGGTCGATTTTAGATTGAAAAAATTCTGGCTGCTAAGTTAAGAATTGGCTAAAATTAACTCCATTCCTCAGCCGCTTTAGCTTCAGCCTGAATTAAAGTTTCGCGTAACTTAGGCCAATTCATCTGCTCAGAGGGAGTGTCGCTAATTAAACTGCCATCTTGCAAATAAAGCACGCGGGTAGAAAACTGTTGAGCTAGATCTAGCTGGTGATTTACCATCAAAATCGTAGTGTTTCCTTGCTGGGAAAGTTGAGTTAAAACTTGCACGACGTGAGAGGCGCGACCAGCATCAAGGGCAGATGTCGGCTCATCTAATAATAAGATTTTGGGTTGCGCTACTAAGGCACGACCTAGAGCCACTATTTGCCGCTGTCCTAGTGATAGCTGCAACTCCGTCCGATTTAGCCAGTCTTCTGGTATACGCAGTTGCTCCATCCAGGTTATCAGCCGTTGCTGAATTACGGATTTGGCGACACCCTGCAAAACTAGCGGATAAGCTAAAGTCTCCCCAACAGTCATCCCTAACAGCTTCGGTTCTTGAGGAAGCAACATCACCTGTCGCCGCAACTCGATAACTGGGATTTGACGATAATCTTGATTTTCTAGATAAATTGTCCCGCTGGTGGGTTCGCTGAGTCGGTTCAACAGCCGCAATAGCGAACTTTTCCCAGCGCCAGATGGGCCGATAATAGTAATGCGCGATGCTAGCATCTCCGTAGAAGGAGCGCCCCCATTCACCTCAAAAGAAATATCTTTCAGCAGGTATTGGGAGCCTACTGGCGCGGCTAGACTAACTTGTTCAAGGCGTAACAACTTTGTGTCTTTGTCGTTCAAAAAATTATGTTAATTTCCCTAGACTAACAGCAGTCCAAATTGTCCAACTATCAACAAAAAACAGCAACAGCGTAAACGTCAACAAAATAAGATACATCCAGGGTTGCGCCAAAGGACGGACATCACTTGTATCAATTCCCGTCTTATTTTGTACCAGTTGGACTAACTTAGAAAAGCCAACCACGCGCATCGGTAATAAATAACCCTGTCCCGAATGGCTGACAAAATAGTAAACTATTCCCCCTTGTCCAGTGGTGCGGAGTTTTAAATCTTTAACTTCTGTCCAAGGTAACTCCCAACCCTTACGAAAAAAACGCGGAACCCAACGGGGATAACTTACTTGGATTTTTTGCTCATCCAAAATTACCCTTTCGCTCAACGCACCATACAACGCCACAAAACCAAAGCCAATTCCCAGCCATAGTAACGCTGGCGGCACTAGCGATGCTGTTACTTGGGACAAAAACGGTAGGGGAATTGTCAGCGCCAGATATAGCGCCATTAGGGTGATGCGAATTAGGGGAGAAATGCGAAATATAGAAGGTAATTCGGCCTGAAATTCAAGGTTTGTTGACACAGCTAATATTTATACAATTTCTACGAAATTTATAGGTTAAGTGGGCAATCATAGCCGTGTCAAGGTGACTGTTGATGGGTGAATACCACAAACCACTAAAGTAATTAACTTGACCTAGCTGGAGAATAGCAGCTTTTTGGTGTACTGTACTTGGGCGTTTGCTTCAAAAATGCGATGTATTTGCTGTGGTGCAACGATGTTCTCCCTTAACCCTTGCACCATGACACTCACCGGACTCTCTTGCACAAACCGCTTAAATATTGCACGTAGCACTTACCCTGTTCTCCTGTGGTCTTTATTTCGTTGATATCGCGCAGTTCCCATATCCTATCAACAGTCAGCTTGACAGGGCTAGCTAGGCATTTTCTACGCTAATGCTGCGCTATTTGCGACCCCTACGTTTAGTGTCTTCGTGCCAGTAAGCCGTCAGAATTTGCTGATTTTGCAGCCCTGCGACACAGACGACTCGCAGCCCTCTAAGAACATCAATAAACCGCCAGTAAGGAGTATGCTGCAAGCTTTTGTCTTGAAGCGTGAAGGTAAGTGCGCCATGACTGGTTTGCATTTCTCCATACATTACGGCAATTTGAATCATGGCGTTGCTGATAGCCCTCTGCTGCTGCCTGCGTTGCAGATGATTGCAATCTTTGCTCTTACATACAGGTGTGAGAGTGCCAAGATGATTCATATTGGCATCACTCTCCATGATTTGACTGATCTGCCTGTTCTTGTGCATATTATTTTCCTCTTAAGCTTATAGTTCCAGAATATAGGGGTAAATTTCCAACGTACAGAGACAATAAGGACAGATGTTACTTTTTGTATCTGCCTCTAAATGCACTTGGGGATGATTTGAGGTTGAGGGGTTGCTAAAAGCATTGCCAAAGACGCGATCGCGTTGGGCAGCTTAAGCTTATGTAACATATTGTCGGTAGGCTAATAGTCTGCAAACCCTAACAATCAGCTCGTGTAGTAATGGCTCATCTCGTGAAGCAACACCCGCAACCGCTGGCAATCTCGCAATAAGAACTGGGACTGCTTCCCAACCTGGATTGTACTTATATTTCAGGATTGCAATGGCGCAATAGTACTTGCGAGCCTTCCTAGCAGTTTAGCAATTGATGTAACAGCTTTTCTCGAACGGCTGGCAATTTAGGCTAATAATATAGAGTAAATAAAAAATATTTATTAACAAGACCCTTAACAGCAAATCTTATTTTGTTGTTAATTGCGAACTCCTAAAGCAGTGCTGGCGCGATCGCATTCAAATAAGGAATAAGTGCATAACCTATGCACTCTGCTAACCTTGGCGGAACTGCATTCCCGATTTGCCACATTGCTTTCTTCATCGAGCCTGCAAAAATAAAAGTGTCGGGAAATGTTTGCAATCTAGCCATTTCACGAGCAGAAATGACGCGGTTAAGATATGGATGAATATGAGTACCGCCGTGATTTTCTTTAACAGTCATGCTTGGTTTACCAGGATATTGACGCTTGAAAGCATCAACATAACTTTCATATAAAGAACCGCCTGGGGGAACTTTGGCAATGCGTTCTATAAACTCAGGTGAATGCTTAGTCCACTCGTGGTTTATTTCTGGTATGGAAGTATATGGTGGTAAATCGGAAATAGCTAACTCAATAGGTTTATATTGGTGAGGAAATAATTGAGCTTTTGGATATGGGTTAGGCATCCCAAATCGGTTGGCAATAAAAATAGCTCGCGGGCGAATTTGCGGAACGCCATAAGCAGCAGATTCAAGAATTGCAACGGAGATATGGGGATAGCCTATAGATTCAAACTCCTCGCAAATTGCGCGGTATACAGCACCTTGCTGCATTGTGAGAATTCCCGGCACGTTTTCCATAACAACGTACCAAGGACGTATCTCGGAAACGACGCGCACAAATTCTCGAAATAGACGATTGCGAGGGTCATTAGGATCGCGTTTTCCTGCAACCGAGAAGCCTTGACACGGTGGCCCGCCTACAACAAGATGGACTTCGGGAGAAGCAATTTTTTCAAGGAATTTTTGCGAATTAAAGTTTTCAATATCTCCGCAAAAATGATGACATTGGGGGAAGTTTTGTGTATGAGTTGCCAGCGCGATCGCGTTTATTTCAACACTTGCTATTGGTCGAAATCCTGCTTGAACTAAACCTTGCGTGATTCCTCCCGCACCGCAGAAAAGATCTACAAAATTATAGCTAGATGCTGGCGGGGTTGGCGGTTCAATATCAATGAATATTTTGTAGCGATCGCTGTTATTTATTTCTAGTTCGCGTTGGATGCGTTCGTAACGCCCTAACTTTGCTTTCTTCTGATTTAAAGCAGGTTTTTGTTCTCCCCCACTGGGGGAAAAATAGGGTGGCTTTGATTCCATCTTTTCTTCTGCTGAACTAGACTAATTTTGAAAGGGATGCCTTTTTCAAAAGGGAGCGATCGCTTTCCACACTCACAACCCCAACGCCCTTCTTAAAGCAGCATCAACCCTATCCATCACTGGACAAGCGCCAATTTTTCTGTCCACTTCCCGATCTACTACAGTAGCCAGATTATCAGCCACCACAACTGAATCCTTCAACAATCCCATCTGTTGACCAACATCACTATCTTTCTGAATCGGAACTCGCGTTGCTCCCGTTCTGCTCAGGTTAGAGGTGATGAGTGCGACAATTCGTTGGGGGACTCCTGTACTAATATCATCCGATTGAACTATCAACGCTGGACGCTTCTTATATGTCCGCAAGTCCGAGCTAGGATAGCGGACAAGAATGACATCACCGCGCTTATAGCTCATCGTAAGCTTCCATTCCCGGTGCTTCCCAATCTTCCTTAAAATTCATCAGGCGATAGTACGTCTCTTTAGCTTCTGCTCCTGACCAACCTAAATCGGAAATTAGCAATTCGCTGTCAGTTTGCGAGAATTTAGTCGCAATATTTTCTTTATCCACTGACTCTTCTATAGGTTGGTTTTCAATGTTATGGCTTTGCATCAATTTTCCTTTCTAAATATTATCAATTTGCTAAATAACGCCGCAAGAAACTTTCCAAAGATTCCATTTTCATGGTGAAAATAGACTCCAGATTCGCAATATCCTCCGGCATACAGAAAAATTCATTGTCCAGCAACGTCCGCAGAGTACCCAAACCTTTATAAACCTTGGGATTTAATAACCCCACTGTACTCCGCACCCCATCAAACACAAACATCGGCGGGTTAATGACAACTGGATCTCTGTTAAAAATCCGGCTAAAAATCCGGGGAATATCCTCGCGCTGTAAAATATCTGAACCGCCAACAGGCAAAATTTTATTGCGTGCCCCTTCAACTGTTAGCGAATCTACAGCAATCCGCGCTAAGTCGTCGGTACTAACAATAGAAGTGCGGCTTTTCGGGTCGCCAATTAACAGATAAATCCCAGTTTGACGAAAATTTTCTGCTAGTGGCAACAGATTTGAGGCAAAACCAGAAGGGCGCAAAATGGTGTAATTCAACCCACTTGCTATCAAGTATTTTTCTACTTCCCGCTTTGCCTTAAAAGTCGGTGCATCTTCATAGCCTCTGTCAGCACCCAATACGGAGATGAAAACAAAATGTTCGACACCAGCTTCTTTGGCTCTATCGATTAATTCAATATTTGCTCTATAATCTACCGCTTGAGCATCACCATTTGATCCGTGAGCGCTAATAATGTATTGAGTATTTTGACAAGCTTTCTGAATATCTTTGTCTTGTCGCAAATCGCCAATAAATATTTCCGCACCCCGCTGTTCAAATTCTCCGTAGCGAGAGGTGAGGCGAACAAATGCCCGCGCCGGAATTTCCTGCTCTCGAAGCCGCCGCACAATCCGGCGTCCGAGTCCTCCTGTTGCTCCAGTTACTAAAACCATGATGTCAACTCAAAACTAAAAATTTAAAATTCAAAACTCTACAATTACCGGGGTATGATCGCTTGGTTGCGGTAACTTTCTCGGTGCTTTATCAATTGTGCAACTAATTGCTCGTTCGTAGATATCGGGGGTGAGATAGTGATGATCTATCCGCCAACCCCAGTTTCGCCGGAAAGCCGCAGCGCGATAGTCCCACCAACTGTAGTGTCCTGCTTCTAGGGTAAACTTGCGAAACGCATCTGCCAAACCCAATTCTAAAATCGAGTTTAAGGCTTGCCGCTCTAAATCGGAAGCCATGATGCGGTTTTTAAAGGCTGTTGGTTCGTAGATATCCCTGTCTTCTGGGGCAATGTTGAAATCGCCGCAGACTACCATAGGGGCGGGGAGGAGGGCTTGCAGATATTCGCGCAGCACTTTCAGCCAGCCCAGCTTGTAATCATATTTGTCGCTACCTACCGCTGAACCATTAGGCACGTACAGGTTAACAATACGGATACCATCAACAACGCCAGTTAGTACCCGCTTCTGTTCGTCTAAATCTGATGTACCGAGAATAGGAGAAAATCCTTGAGTGACATCCTCTAAGGGTGTCTTGCTGAGGATGGCGACGCCGTTGTAAGATTTCTGTCCAGAAACGTAGAGGTGATAGCCTATTTCTTCAAGGGGCGATCGCGGGAAATCTTTGTCCACCACTTTCGTCTCTTGCAGACACAGGACATCTATAGGGTTATCCCCCAACCACTGCACTATATGCTCTAATCGGGTGCGTACTGAGTTTACATTCCAAGTAGCGATTTTCATGTCTTGGGCTAGGCGAAGCAAGTCGGGTAGTGTTCGCCCACATATTAGCAGTTATTAAAGGGCGATTCGCTTTCGCGATAGCTACGCTTTACGCCCATCTTCCCGGATACTGCCAAATGATGCGAGTATTTGTATTTGAACAATTTACTTATAAAATATTTGGCGTGTATATATTTTAATTTATCCTATGCTAAACAAGACAAAGCTAATTTTTATATCCTTATTTTTGGTAACTTTGTGTAGTGCTTATTTTGTATCTCAGCATATCTCTAACGCTAAAAATTCAACTCCTTGCCGTCCGCAAAGTCTGACTTTTACTAGAGTAAATAACGAAGGTAACAAAGACGCTCGTGCTGGGAACTATGTCATTATATTTAACCCAAAATCCCCTGAATTAGATTTTAAAGTTAGTCTCGCTTTAGCACATGACATTTATGCTAAAAATGCTAACGGCGTCCTTCGTAAAGAATATGTACCTAAAAGATTCCGTGAAATCATAGCTGATAATAATGCCAAATTAAATGGTAAATTACCCATTGCTGCAATTAATGGCGATTACATCGATCCTGAGAATAAACCCCAAGGGCTAAATATTTCTAGGGGTGTAGAGTATTCAGGTGCATTTAAAGATAAGCGGTCTTCCTTCGGAATTTCTGGAGGTAAACCACAACAACGCCAAGCTACTATTCAAGTTGGCAGGAGAAAGGATAATTTTCTCAACTATAACCTTGTAGGAGGTAATGGAAGATTTTATCGGGATGGCAAGTTTAAAGATATTTGTAAAGATTTGGGAGAATATGCCTGCAAGCAGGAAGTTAGCCGTTCTATGGTAGCTATTACTTCTAAAGGATATGTAGTTTTGCTCGTTAACAATTCTGCGCCTAATCAACAACTTTACCCAGATAAATTTGATAATGTCCTTGAAGGGATAGCTGGAAATTACTGTTTAGGCAATATTCAGGAAGGGATGTTATTTGATGGAGGTTATTCTACAGCAATTTATTTTAAAGATAAAATATTTGTTGAGAATTTAAATCCGATTGGATCGGTATTCTTAATTTACAAAAAGTAAGGTGGGCATTGCCCACCCTACAAGTTAAATCGTGCAATTCAAATCCCCAGCTTTTTGGCTGAAGCGGAGATTCTCGCGGTAGTCTACTCGACAATCAATCACGGCTGGTACATCCTGTGCTAAAGCGTCTTTTAACATGGGAATGAAGTCAGCAGTTGATTCAATCCGATAGCCTTTTAATCCCATACTTTCTGCAAATTTGACAAAATCGGGATTGCTGAACTGGATAAAGGATGACTTGCCAAATTGGTTGTGCTGCTTCCACTCAATTAAGCCATAACCGCCATCATTGAAAATTATGGTGACGAAGGGCGTACCGACACGCAGGGCTGTTTCTAATTCCTGGCAATTCATCATAAAGCCGCCGTCGCCAGATACAGCTACAACTTTGCGGTTGGGATGAACCAATTTAGCCGCGATCGCTCCTGGAATCGCAATCCCCATCGCCGCAAAACCATTAGAAATCAAACAGGTATTAGGGCGATCGCAGTGATATTGACGCGCCATCCACATCTTATGAGCGCCCACATCAGAAATAACAATATCCTCTGGCCCCATCACCTGTCGCAAGTCATAAATTAGCTTCTGAGGCTTAATTGGAAAACCATCATCATTGGCATACTGTTCGTAATCCGCTCGAATATCTTCCCGTAATTCTAAGGCGTAAGGTTCTGGTTTGCCGTGCCTGTCCGTTCGTTTCAAAATTTCAATTAGGGAATCGGAAATATCGCCTACAACTTCCACTATGGGGATATAGCTACTATCAATTTCAGCAGGAGTAGCGCCAATATGAATGATTGGAATCTTGCCTTCTGGATTCCACTTTTTAGGCGAATATTCAATCAAATCATAACCAATCGCAATTACCAAATCAGCCTTTTCAAAGGCGCAAGTTATGTAATCTCGCTGTTGCAATCCTGTCGCCCACAACGCTAAAGGATGGGTGTAGCGCATGACGCCTTTACCCATAAAAGTATTTGCCACTGGAATATTCAACATCGTGGCAAATTCAGTTAGGGCATCGCTAGCTTCTCCTCGAATTGCGCCATTGCCCACCAAAATTAGCGGATTTCTTGCGCTAGAAATTGCCTCAGATGCTAGTTCAAGAGTTCGGAAAGAAGCGAAAGTTTTCGAGCGCGAGTCTTTATTCAAAGGTTCGCCCGTTACTGGCATCGCCGCAATATTTTCTGGCAAATCGATGTGAACCGCACCAGGCTTTTCACTTTGAGCGATTTTAAAAGCTCTGCGGACAAGTTCGGGCGTAATGCTGGGGCGAACAATTTGGGCGCTCCATTTAGTAACTGGCCCAAACATCGCTACCAAATCGAGATATTGGTGGGATTCAATGTGCATTCTGTCGGTTCCCACTTGCCCGGTAATGGCTACTAAGGGAGCGCCGTCTAAATTAGCATCGGCGACGCCAGTCATTAGATTAGTAGCACCAGGGCCAAGCGTGGAAAGGCACACTCCTGCCTTGCCCGTTAGACGCCCATAAACATCCGCCATAAAAGCAGCGCCCTGCTCGTGACGAACGGTAATAAATTTAATCGAAGAATTTTTAAGAGCTTCGAGTACGTGCAGGTTTTCTTCACCTGGAAGTCCAAAAATGTACTCGACTCCCTCGTTTTCTAGACACTTTATCAATAGTTCAGCTGTGTTCATTTGTTTCTCAGGTTGGCCCATTTGACTTTC
Proteins encoded:
- the xth gene encoding exodeoxyribonuclease III, with the protein product MKIATWNVNSVRTRLEHIVQWLGDNPIDVLCLQETKVVDKDFPRSPLEEIGYHLYVSGQKSYNGVAILSKTPLEDVTQGFSPILGTSDLDEQKRVLTGVVDGIRIVNLYVPNGSAVGSDKYDYKLGWLKVLREYLQALLPAPMVVCGDFNIAPEDRDIYEPTAFKNRIMASDLERQALNSILELGLADAFRKFTLEAGHYSWWDYRAAAFRRNWGWRIDHHYLTPDIYERAISCTIDKAPRKLPQPSDHTPVIVEF
- a CDS encoding phosphodiester glycosidase family protein; amino-acid sequence: MLNKTKLIFISLFLVTLCSAYFVSQHISNAKNSTPCRPQSLTFTRVNNEGNKDARAGNYVIIFNPKSPELDFKVSLALAHDIYAKNANGVLRKEYVPKRFREIIADNNAKLNGKLPIAAINGDYIDPENKPQGLNISRGVEYSGAFKDKRSSFGISGGKPQQRQATIQVGRRKDNFLNYNLVGGNGRFYRDGKFKDICKDLGEYACKQEVSRSMVAITSKGYVVLLVNNSAPNQQLYPDKFDNVLEGIAGNYCLGNIQEGMLFDGGYSTAIYFKDKIFVENLNPIGSVFLIYKK
- a CDS encoding acetolactate synthase large subunit → MNTAELLIKCLENEGVEYIFGLPGEENLHVLEALKNSSIKFITVRHEQGAAFMADVYGRLTGKAGVCLSTLGPGATNLMTGVADANLDGAPLVAITGQVGTDRMHIESHQYLDLVAMFGPVTKWSAQIVRPSITPELVRRAFKIAQSEKPGAVHIDLPENIAAMPVTGEPLNKDSRSKTFASFRTLELASEAISSARNPLILVGNGAIRGEASDALTEFATMLNIPVANTFMGKGVMRYTHPLALWATGLQQRDYITCAFEKADLVIAIGYDLIEYSPKKWNPEGKIPIIHIGATPAEIDSSYIPIVEVVGDISDSLIEILKRTDRHGKPEPYALELREDIRADYEQYANDDGFPIKPQKLIYDLRQVMGPEDIVISDVGAHKMWMARQYHCDRPNTCLISNGFAAMGIAIPGAIAAKLVHPNRKVVAVSGDGGFMMNCQELETALRVGTPFVTIIFNDGGYGLIEWKQHNQFGKSSFIQFSNPDFVKFAESMGLKGYRIESTADFIPMLKDALAQDVPAVIDCRVDYRENLRFSQKAGDLNCTI